The Apium graveolens cultivar Ventura chromosome 11, ASM990537v1, whole genome shotgun sequence genome has a window encoding:
- the LOC141698608 gene encoding meiosis-specific protein ASY3-like isoform X1 gives MDCYCLHQDTMSQCRSFGSNYHLSSQSRKVSVGIVVDQFAKTKPNDGRDDAAVVPITGNFGSSKVNSNEDRHRTGKVKDASKEKESEAVVHETSPWVGTKSFHQNVSSGVFDAKQGQRYNGLSYSQQHRGQYNSSQKSVVQSGDGQQKNINGVTDGRKGQRDGSTNRVEEVSFATGQELKVPVEEVVKEKAVKTEKAGTEALRIKIWGVLEAFSTPTEEFVNSQTSKNGADNVEPEQKSDEKKNSTVKFRQFSDTIESDSDSPSNTIKRPVTHSLTRKRPTKVQQHKTTNAPSSSARHKQPEKTTFSFEEGWSRRTTSDTIGGSSGSKSGKKNSARIEPRKLHFSDRSNAAETFHVTDGGQTKDHTESSSGVIRGTSRFCGFSLKENRHSYQSPFIEKKTDKLGGSYESMFPKNADEQVDGTNNAETQFEFNSPTLRVNTPPDTCSSPKNKEGNQDDVYSPMKGIINAENIRSFKSFFASNPDSDKKKKATEISESDVDHEDSPAEPQFNFDTLVLGSQPPAESCFGGSLLKSSQGKQEDVDSPMKGVHSMKNIRSFSSFFALKPENNKKNKETKLSDDEEEHEDSPVKPQFDFDNSKLEVNTPTETCFDGSSPINDQEKQKDVCSPMKGVLQRENIQRSRNFFSLKPKSDNKHKEREISDDEVEHEESPDEKSLPSLKEMDTANILSTPPSSEEDNSESSDEGSSETETPETITAQQPEILFRPTKRCRINEGANATMCNPSSRPNVSGKFYGLPSEMNEENSLARAVSLFAMVLEKVKSKMKSVANKRSAEILESAATEMHLQLQNAESQIQTDVRKLSGIGKTKRRCLETRFQEQQEQLQGIYERFRNEVNMHLEDCRSTFEGLESQQTEFRDIVEKQKASHGKLMLQAEQAIKTQLTDAERRITTVHKSTRQKMLQLRYVITECLKEDVLY, from the exons ATGGATTGTTATTGTTTACATCAGGATACAATGAGTCAATGTCGGAGTTTCGGTAGTAATTACCATCTGAGTAGTCAATCTAGGAAGGTTTCTGTAGGAATTGTGGTGGATCAGTTTGCTAAAACAAAGCCTAATGACGGAAGAGACGATGCTGCTGTTGTTCCGATTACAGGAAATTTCGGTTCTAGCAAAGTGAATAGTAATGAAGATAGACACAGGACCGGAAAGGTCAAAGATGCAAGTAAAGAAAAGGAAAGTGAGGCTGTAGTGCACGAGACCTCCCCGTGGGTTGGCACTAAATCCTTTCACCAAAATGTATCATCGGGAGTTTTTGATGCAAAACAGGGTCAGAGATATAATGGTTTAAGCTATTCACAGCAACACCGTGGGCAATATAATTCTAGTCAAAAGTCGGTGGTACAGTCTGGTGATGGACAGCAAAAGAATATTAATGGTGTTACTGATGGCAGGAAGGGACAGAGAGATGGTAGCACTAACAGGGTTGAGGAAGTTTCATTTGCAACTGGCCAAGAACTAAAAGTTCCAGTTGAAGAAGTTGTGAAGGAAAAAGCCGTGAAAACAGAAAAGGCGGGAACTGAAGCTTTACGAATCAAGATATGGGGAGTGTTAGAAGCTTTTTCAACACCAACTGAGGAATTTGTCAACTCTCAGACTTCAAAGAATGGTGCTGATAATGTAGAGCCAGAACAGAAAAGTGATGAAAAGAAAAATTCTACTGTCAAGTTCAGACAGTTTTCTGACACAATAGAAAGTGATTCTGATAGTCCGAGTAATACCATAAAGAGGCCAGTGACGCACTCTTTAACTCGGAAGAGACCTACTAAAGTCCAACAACACAAAACTACAAATGCACCGTCATCCAGTGCGAGACATAAGCAGCCAGAGAAAACCACATTCTCTTTCGAAGAAGGATGGTCCAGGCGAACTACTTCTGATACCATTGGTGGTTCTTCTGGTTCCAAGAGTGGAAAGAAAAACAGTGCCAGAATTGAGCCACGCAAGTTGCATTTTTCTGATCGCAGCAACGCAGCAGAAACTTTCCATGTAACTGATGGTGGCCAGACTAAAGATCATACTGAGAGTTCATCTGGAGTTATAAGAGGTACCAGTAGATTTTGTGGTTTCTCTTTGAAGGAAAATAGACATTCTTACCAGTCCCCGTTTATTGAGAAGAAGACTGATAAGCTGGGTGGTAGTTATGAATCAATGTTTCCGAAAAATGCGGATGAACAAGTAGATGGTACTAACAATGCAGAGACTCAGTTTGAATTTAACAGTCCTACACTCAGAGTTAACACCCCGCCAGACACCTGTTCTTCTCCAAAAAATAAAGAGGGAAATCAGGACGATGTTTATAGTCCTATGAAGGGAATAATCAATGCGGAAAATATCCGGAGCTTTAAGAGTTTCTTTGCTTCAAATCCAGACAGTGACAAAAAGAAAAAAGCAACAGAAATATCT GAGAGTGATGTAGATCATGAAGATTCTCCTGCAGAGCCGCAGTTTAATTTCGACACTCTTGTACTTGGATCACAACCTCCCGCAGAATCCTGTTTTGGTGGCTCCTTACTAAAAAGTAGTCAAGGAAAACAGGAGGATGTTGATAGTCCTATGAAGGGAGTGCATAGCATGAAAAATATTCGAAGCTTTAGTAGTTTCTTCGCTTTAAAGCCGGAAAATAACAAAAAGAACAAAGAAACAAAATTATCG GATGATGAGGAAGAGCATGAAGATTCTCCTGTAAAGCCTCAGTTCGATTTTGACAATTCTAAACTTGAAGTGAACACCCCCACAGAAACCTGTTTTGATGGCTCCTCACCGATAAATGACCAGGAAAAACAAAAGGACGTATGTAGTCCAATGAAGGGGGTACTTCAGAGGGAAAATATCCAGCGCTCTAGAAACTTCTTTTCGTTAAAGCCAAAAAGTGACAATAAGCACAAAGAAAGAGAAATTTCT GATGATGAGGTTGAGCACGAAGAATCTCCTGATGAGAAGTCACTTCCCAGCCTGAAAGAAATGGACACAGCCAACATTCTATCCACACCACCATCATCTGAAGAAGATAATTCCGAAAGCAGTGATGAAG GTTCGAGTGAAACTGAGACACCAGAAACTATTACAGCTCAGCAACCAGAAATTTTATTCCGACCAACTAAGAGATGTCGTATCAATGAGGGTGCCAATGCTACCATGTGCAATCCTTCATCACGTCCAAATG TGTCTGGAAAATTCTACGGGCTTCCCTCTGAAATGAATGAAGAGAACAGTCTGGCTAG AGCTGTTTCTTTATTTGCTATGGTTTTGGAAAAAGTTAAAAGCAAGATGAAGTCAGTGGCTAACAAAAGATCTGCAGAAATTTTGGAATCCGCTGCCACGGAAATGCATCTACAGTTGCAGAATGCTGAATCTCAGATTCAAACAGATGT GCGGAAGCTAAGTGGCATTGGTAAAACAAAAAGGAGATGTCTGGAGACAAGATTTCAAG AGCAACAAGAACAACTCCAAGGCATATACGAAAGGTTCAGAAATGAGGTTAATATGCATCTTGAGGATTGCAGAAGTACTTTTGAAGGGTTGGAATCACAACAGACAGAGTTTAGAGACATTGTTGAAAAACAAA AAGCATCACATGGTAAACTTATGTTGCAAGCTGAGCAAGCAATCAAAACCCAACTCACTGACGCCGAAAGAAGAATAACAACGGTTCACAAG TCGACAAGGCAAAAGATGCTTCAATTGAGATATGTGATAACAGAGTGTCTCAAAGAGGATGTCCTCTACTAA
- the LOC141698608 gene encoding meiosis-specific protein ASY3-like isoform X2, giving the protein MSQCRSFGSNYHLSSQSRKVSVGIVVDQFAKTKPNDGRDDAAVVPITGNFGSSKVNSNEDRHRTGKVKDASKEKESEAVVHETSPWVGTKSFHQNVSSGVFDAKQGQRYNGLSYSQQHRGQYNSSQKSVVQSGDGQQKNINGVTDGRKGQRDGSTNRVEEVSFATGQELKVPVEEVVKEKAVKTEKAGTEALRIKIWGVLEAFSTPTEEFVNSQTSKNGADNVEPEQKSDEKKNSTVKFRQFSDTIESDSDSPSNTIKRPVTHSLTRKRPTKVQQHKTTNAPSSSARHKQPEKTTFSFEEGWSRRTTSDTIGGSSGSKSGKKNSARIEPRKLHFSDRSNAAETFHVTDGGQTKDHTESSSGVIRGTSRFCGFSLKENRHSYQSPFIEKKTDKLGGSYESMFPKNADEQVDGTNNAETQFEFNSPTLRVNTPPDTCSSPKNKEGNQDDVYSPMKGIINAENIRSFKSFFASNPDSDKKKKATEISESDVDHEDSPAEPQFNFDTLVLGSQPPAESCFGGSLLKSSQGKQEDVDSPMKGVHSMKNIRSFSSFFALKPENNKKNKETKLSDDEEEHEDSPVKPQFDFDNSKLEVNTPTETCFDGSSPINDQEKQKDVCSPMKGVLQRENIQRSRNFFSLKPKSDNKHKEREISDDEVEHEESPDEKSLPSLKEMDTANILSTPPSSEEDNSESSDEGSSETETPETITAQQPEILFRPTKRCRINEGANATMCNPSSRPNVSGKFYGLPSEMNEENSLARAVSLFAMVLEKVKSKMKSVANKRSAEILESAATEMHLQLQNAESQIQTDVRKLSGIGKTKRRCLETRFQEQQEQLQGIYERFRNEVNMHLEDCRSTFEGLESQQTEFRDIVEKQKASHGKLMLQAEQAIKTQLTDAERRITTVHKSTRQKMLQLRYVITECLKEDVLY; this is encoded by the exons ATGAGTCAATGTCGGAGTTTCGGTAGTAATTACCATCTGAGTAGTCAATCTAGGAAGGTTTCTGTAGGAATTGTGGTGGATCAGTTTGCTAAAACAAAGCCTAATGACGGAAGAGACGATGCTGCTGTTGTTCCGATTACAGGAAATTTCGGTTCTAGCAAAGTGAATAGTAATGAAGATAGACACAGGACCGGAAAGGTCAAAGATGCAAGTAAAGAAAAGGAAAGTGAGGCTGTAGTGCACGAGACCTCCCCGTGGGTTGGCACTAAATCCTTTCACCAAAATGTATCATCGGGAGTTTTTGATGCAAAACAGGGTCAGAGATATAATGGTTTAAGCTATTCACAGCAACACCGTGGGCAATATAATTCTAGTCAAAAGTCGGTGGTACAGTCTGGTGATGGACAGCAAAAGAATATTAATGGTGTTACTGATGGCAGGAAGGGACAGAGAGATGGTAGCACTAACAGGGTTGAGGAAGTTTCATTTGCAACTGGCCAAGAACTAAAAGTTCCAGTTGAAGAAGTTGTGAAGGAAAAAGCCGTGAAAACAGAAAAGGCGGGAACTGAAGCTTTACGAATCAAGATATGGGGAGTGTTAGAAGCTTTTTCAACACCAACTGAGGAATTTGTCAACTCTCAGACTTCAAAGAATGGTGCTGATAATGTAGAGCCAGAACAGAAAAGTGATGAAAAGAAAAATTCTACTGTCAAGTTCAGACAGTTTTCTGACACAATAGAAAGTGATTCTGATAGTCCGAGTAATACCATAAAGAGGCCAGTGACGCACTCTTTAACTCGGAAGAGACCTACTAAAGTCCAACAACACAAAACTACAAATGCACCGTCATCCAGTGCGAGACATAAGCAGCCAGAGAAAACCACATTCTCTTTCGAAGAAGGATGGTCCAGGCGAACTACTTCTGATACCATTGGTGGTTCTTCTGGTTCCAAGAGTGGAAAGAAAAACAGTGCCAGAATTGAGCCACGCAAGTTGCATTTTTCTGATCGCAGCAACGCAGCAGAAACTTTCCATGTAACTGATGGTGGCCAGACTAAAGATCATACTGAGAGTTCATCTGGAGTTATAAGAGGTACCAGTAGATTTTGTGGTTTCTCTTTGAAGGAAAATAGACATTCTTACCAGTCCCCGTTTATTGAGAAGAAGACTGATAAGCTGGGTGGTAGTTATGAATCAATGTTTCCGAAAAATGCGGATGAACAAGTAGATGGTACTAACAATGCAGAGACTCAGTTTGAATTTAACAGTCCTACACTCAGAGTTAACACCCCGCCAGACACCTGTTCTTCTCCAAAAAATAAAGAGGGAAATCAGGACGATGTTTATAGTCCTATGAAGGGAATAATCAATGCGGAAAATATCCGGAGCTTTAAGAGTTTCTTTGCTTCAAATCCAGACAGTGACAAAAAGAAAAAAGCAACAGAAATATCT GAGAGTGATGTAGATCATGAAGATTCTCCTGCAGAGCCGCAGTTTAATTTCGACACTCTTGTACTTGGATCACAACCTCCCGCAGAATCCTGTTTTGGTGGCTCCTTACTAAAAAGTAGTCAAGGAAAACAGGAGGATGTTGATAGTCCTATGAAGGGAGTGCATAGCATGAAAAATATTCGAAGCTTTAGTAGTTTCTTCGCTTTAAAGCCGGAAAATAACAAAAAGAACAAAGAAACAAAATTATCG GATGATGAGGAAGAGCATGAAGATTCTCCTGTAAAGCCTCAGTTCGATTTTGACAATTCTAAACTTGAAGTGAACACCCCCACAGAAACCTGTTTTGATGGCTCCTCACCGATAAATGACCAGGAAAAACAAAAGGACGTATGTAGTCCAATGAAGGGGGTACTTCAGAGGGAAAATATCCAGCGCTCTAGAAACTTCTTTTCGTTAAAGCCAAAAAGTGACAATAAGCACAAAGAAAGAGAAATTTCT GATGATGAGGTTGAGCACGAAGAATCTCCTGATGAGAAGTCACTTCCCAGCCTGAAAGAAATGGACACAGCCAACATTCTATCCACACCACCATCATCTGAAGAAGATAATTCCGAAAGCAGTGATGAAG GTTCGAGTGAAACTGAGACACCAGAAACTATTACAGCTCAGCAACCAGAAATTTTATTCCGACCAACTAAGAGATGTCGTATCAATGAGGGTGCCAATGCTACCATGTGCAATCCTTCATCACGTCCAAATG TGTCTGGAAAATTCTACGGGCTTCCCTCTGAAATGAATGAAGAGAACAGTCTGGCTAG AGCTGTTTCTTTATTTGCTATGGTTTTGGAAAAAGTTAAAAGCAAGATGAAGTCAGTGGCTAACAAAAGATCTGCAGAAATTTTGGAATCCGCTGCCACGGAAATGCATCTACAGTTGCAGAATGCTGAATCTCAGATTCAAACAGATGT GCGGAAGCTAAGTGGCATTGGTAAAACAAAAAGGAGATGTCTGGAGACAAGATTTCAAG AGCAACAAGAACAACTCCAAGGCATATACGAAAGGTTCAGAAATGAGGTTAATATGCATCTTGAGGATTGCAGAAGTACTTTTGAAGGGTTGGAATCACAACAGACAGAGTTTAGAGACATTGTTGAAAAACAAA AAGCATCACATGGTAAACTTATGTTGCAAGCTGAGCAAGCAATCAAAACCCAACTCACTGACGCCGAAAGAAGAATAACAACGGTTCACAAG TCGACAAGGCAAAAGATGCTTCAATTGAGATATGTGATAACAGAGTGTCTCAAAGAGGATGTCCTCTACTAA